In one window of Helianthus annuus cultivar XRQ/B chromosome 17, HanXRQr2.0-SUNRISE, whole genome shotgun sequence DNA:
- the LOC110921590 gene encoding uncharacterized protein LOC110921590, with protein MDDSEDLQINKDLFEALMKKDDAKVLDICAGIPKGPLHTVTIHEDTVLHIATYHKKNDLVLSLLNMVPAEDSHKLTWQNKSGSTILHETGTNNKTVGAAREMLRRAPMLLSVINKNGEPALFYAVRHGKTKIFKYLHDEVTRRIQGPDLRIFLQRDDKSTILHLAILSRNYWMAYEIAVRHKELMKQKDEDKMIPLQLLSCR; from the exons ATGGACGATTCTGAAGACTTGCAGATCAACAAAGATCTATTTGAAGCTCTGATGAAGAAGGACGATGCCAAAGTGCTTGACATATGCGCAGGCATTCCCAAGGGTCCATTGCATACTGTTACAATACACGAAGACACTGTGCTCCATATTGCTACTTACCACAAGAAAAACGACCTCGTATTATCCCTCCTTAACATGGTTCCTGCAGAAGATTCTCACAAACTTACTTGGCAAAACAAGAGCGGAAGTACCATCCTCCATGAGACCGGCACTAACAACAAGACAGTTGGTGCTGCAAGGGAAATGCTACGCAGGGCTCCTATGTTGCTCAGTGTAATTAACAAGAATGGAGAGCCTGCGTTATTCTATGCAGTGCGCCATGGGAAGACCAAGATATTTAAGTACTTACATGATGAAGTAACAAGAAGAATTCAAGGACCAGACTTGAGAATCTTTCTGCAAAGAGATGATAAATCTACCATACTCCATTTAGCAATCCTGAGCAGAAACTATT GGATGGCTTATGAGATTGCAGTAAGGCATAAAGAGTTGATGAAACAAAAAGATGAAGACAAGATGATACCACTTCAACTTCTTTCATGCCGATAA